One Nomascus leucogenys isolate Asia unplaced genomic scaffold, Asia_NLE_v1 000892F_74408_qpd_obj, whole genome shotgun sequence DNA window includes the following coding sequences:
- the LOC115834371 gene encoding beta-defensin 105A-like, producing MSLSFGCSQGNPNLYSEESSLKTALIRKTFYFLFAVFFILVQLPSGCQAGLDFSQPFPSGEFAVFESCKFSWGKCRKECLENENPCGNCRLNFLCCRQSI from the exons atgagcctCTCATTTGGGTGTTCTCAAGGAAATCCCAATCTGTATTCTGAAGAGTCTTCCCTAAAGACGGCCCTGATcaggaagacattttattttctatttgctgtGTTCTTCATTTTGGTTCAACTGCCATCAG gGTGCCAGGCAGGACTTGATTTTTCCCAACCATTTCCATCGG GTGAGTTTGCCGTCTTTGAGTCATGCAAGTTCAGTTGGGGAAAATGCAGGAAGGAGTGCTTGGAGAATGAGAATCCCTGTGGAAATTGCAGGCTGAACTTTCTCTGCTGCAGACAGAGTATCTGA
- the LOC100590061 gene encoding beta-defensin 107A, producing MPGAMKIFFFIFAALILLAQIFQARTAIHRALICKRMEGHCEAECLTFEVKIGGCRAELAPFCCKNRKKH from the exons ATGCCTGGagccatgaaaatatttttctttatttttgctgcTCTCATTCTTCTTGCTCAAATTTTCCAAG CCAGGACAGCAATTCACAGAGCACTAATTTGTAAGAGAATGGAAGGTCACTGTGAAGCTGAATGTCTTACCTTTGAAGTAAAGATTGGGGGCTGTAGAGCTGAATTAGCACCATTTTgctgcaaaaacagaaagaaacattaa